cattctcttccctctgccgTCTCCCAGGGCCTGTCCTGGCATTTATTATTTGCTGCTTAAGGTCACGCTCCCTGGGGCAGGGGATGCTCGGAGGGGAAACACAGGCCTTCACAGGCTTCCCAAGCCCACACTTGTGACTCGGAGCCCCTGCAGACtcctgctggggggaggggcagtatCAGTCACCTGGCAGAGGACAGTGGAGGGGCAGCTGAGAATCCGTCCCAGGAGAAGGGGATCAGGGAGACCCCAAGCCTCCCACACATGCCACATCATCCCATGGGATGTCACTTTACAAAACACAAGTTCAAAGACAAAAGTATTAAGAACATCAAGATGGTGAATGCCAAGCCAGCCCCGCTGAGAGCAGTGGGATGCCCTGAGGGCAGGCCTGGGTCACAGGTCCTCCGGCACCATGAAAACTCACAAAGAGGGGGGACCACAGAAGCCAGTGGCCgaaaactgggggtgggggctggaccGGGGCCTGGTGGGGCAGAAATGAAGAGCAGGGCGTGTCCTGCTTTTCTTCCGGGGAGACTCCCGCCGGTGTCCATGGTTTGGACCTGGGCGCCTCACCTGGCCCTGTCGGAGCCCCAGCCCAAGACTGTCTGGGTCTGGAGATGAGAAGCTTCCTCTGGTGCTCAGCTAGGTCCGCAGGAACTGTCAGTGGTCACGATGGCCTGGAAGTAGTGGGACGCCGAGGGCAGGGcccagagtgggagaagcaggcctgtCCAGACAAGCCGCAAGCAGTCCGGCTCTGGGCTTTTGGTCACAAGAACCAAGAGGTTTCACTTCCACTGAAGGCTTGAGTTTCTGTCCCCTGCGCCCAGGAGTCTTAACTGCAACAATGACACATGGCGTGCAGCCCCCGGGGCCAGACCTCAACTTGCCAAGGCAGGGGGCGGTGGATGGAGCTCAGGCGACCATCACCAGCCAAACGCTGCTCAGCTAGCCCCTCTTGGCTGGCTCCAAGGTCCCATGAGCACCAACCACAGTCCCCTCGGCCACAGTGTCCTCTCTGCCTGGGATGCTCTTCCCAGTCTCTGATAGGCACACCCAGCTCcctgttcatgtcctctccccagcctgcccGGGGCTCCTGGGAGGTCTGGCCCTCCCTCCTGTGGCTCTCCTGAACCTCACGCTCACTCTGGGGGACCTTGGGGCTCAGCCGAGTCATGACCTATCTGCAGGATCTACGCTTGACCTGACTGTGAGGGCCCTGCCCCAAGCAACGCTGCCTCGTGAGCGTGAAAACCCAaagtgagggagagacagaaagaaagacgTTTTGCACCCCTGTAACCCGCTCAGACCTTGAGCTCTGCCTGCGTGGGGTTGGGGAATTTGGAGCTTGTGTACCAGTGCAGCCTGTCAGCTCTTTCCCGGGAGCCCCCTCGCAAAGGTGGGTTGAGCTCCCTGATCCAGCCCTCCCTGAAGCTGAACCTAATTGCCCCAGTCCCTAGGCTGGGGATCTGGGCCCAGACACGGGATCTTTCAAGGTTCGAGATGATGCCCAGGTGGTTGCAGACGGCAGAGCTGGCCTGAGGACATGTGGCCAGTGGACATCTCAGGCTTTGCAGGTAGTGGGACAACAAGGCTGCTGTTCGtcaccccctccttccccttcaaGTGGTGCACCCTGCCTTCAGTCCATCCCCCATCCTCCTGGCTCAGCTTTGAGGGGCAGCTGGGCTTGGGGGAGAGGCGGGCAGGAGTCCGGCTCAACTGCACTGAACCGTCTTCACTGAGAGGCCAGTTGTCCTGCCCAGGCCTGTGCCCAGACATGCCAGGAAACAGTCTGATTCGGTGAGCCTGAGGTCATTTGGGCTAgcccacccaggcagccccaaagcTGTGGGTCGGGTAGGGTTCCCTGGGCCCTCAGCTAGGTGGAAGTCCCGCGCGTTCACCCTCAGCAGGCGGGAGAAGCTTGCCTTTCCCACGGGCCACCTGCTGGCCTCTGGCGGCTCTGCCTGAGGTTCCCTCCAGCCCCCTCACCCCACAGCCCACGTGCCAGGGGTGCCCCCCCCGCAGGGCTGCCGTGGCAGTGACCCCTCCACAACACCCCCCAGTATCAGTGACTTGCCCActccctccttctgcttcctgCAGTAACCCCAAAAAGCACTTCTACCCCAGGGCCTGTCCTGGAGAACTCAAGGTAAAATGCAGGGGTGAAGAAGGAGGAGTGGACACAGAAGCACCTTCAGTGAGATCttccctctcaccccacccctgGCCACCTTCCCCGGCCACCTTCCTTTCGCAGATCCTCGTGGCTCTGTGGCCAGGCACCCTTCTAGGCTCCGAGGACCTTCTCCGCTGAGGTTCTCGCCCTCCCACGCTGCTCGCCTCTGCCCGTCCGCAGCTGGCCCGGCTCAATGAGGTTGTGCTGGTGGCCGTGAGGCTGCATGTGCTTGCTGCTGGCGGCAGCTGCGAGGACAGTCCCACATCGCCAGCAGCCGGGTCCAACAGTAGGGCCAGGTCAACGTGGGCTCTTGGATGGAGCGTGGATGCAGGGGCAGGGGTCCCAGCACCAGTGGCCCTGCCCCCGCATTCCCGTGCCTGTTTCTACTCCCTCCGAAACCTCTACAGGCCTGTCCTGCGCTTGCCCAGTGCTCTGTGTGGTCACCTGGagtcctggctctggggccacaGTAGGGGAGCTCCTGGGGCAGCTGGACTTCCAGACCCCCATGTGGAAAGCTCACAGAGCCCTTCTCTCAGCCAGAAGGGGTGCACAGAGAGCAGGCCTCCTGCCCTGTCTCAGAAGGGCTCCTGCGATGCTTCCAGGCGTGGCCAGCAAGCTCAGCCCTGCTGAGCCTCCCGGAGGCCCAAGTGCCAGGGACTCAGCTACCCTCCCCCTCCCTTGTGTGGACTGGCCTCCTTTGCCCGGCCTCAGAAGCCTCACTCCAGAGGAGGGTGTCCAGTAGGCCGATACAGCTGCCCAGGCGTCCTGGCCCCAGTCATCTCCAGGGAAGACCAGTGCTTGCGTGGACAGCATGTCCCACAGCTTGTAAGCAAGAACATTCTCAGGTGTGGGCTTGGGGGAGGCGGTGACTGTGGTTGGGgtgctgccccctctcccccctgACAGCCCAGCCCCGCTCGCCGTTGGGGAGATGGTCTCAGTCCAGGGATATAACCCTCCAAACCCAGCTGCCTCCGAACCTCTCAGGCAGGACAGGAGTCTCGTCTGCTCCCCAGGAGCACATTGCGTGGGTCCTGGGTCGTCTTCAGACCCCGTCGGTGATGACTGTGGTGACCTGCGGCTGTCTTGCCCCGTCTCCCACCTAGCATCGTCCTACCTGGGAGGACTTCACAGTGAAGATACGGCACCCCTGAGGTCTAGGCGACCAGCTGTTGGAGGCATGGACAGACGCCCATTCATGTTTGAAAACGGACAGTTAACTGGGGGCAGGTAACGGGGAAGCGGAGCACGTCTGGGGGTCAAGGGCAGGGCTCCTGCGTCCGCCTGGAGGCTATTCAGTTGCTCGGTCTGAAACCACAGAAACTGCACCGTCCCCTCCTGGAGACACCTTGCATAGCTTCAGGGCAAGATCGGACCCAGAAACCGACTCCGTAGCGCCACCAAATATGTTCAGACAGTGacttttactcttttcatttCAGCATTCTCAGTATTTCCAGAATAACATGTGACTGCTGTCTTTCCCTCCACGCCTCTCCTCCGTTACATCAGCCGTCAGCCGCTCACGGGTGGCTCTTTGTTCCAGGACCCCTTAACACAGGTGCAGATGAGCAAGGCCGGGGACGCcgggcctcctcctccctccttggcCGCCTGGGCTGCCCGGGCTCCACGCCCACCCTCAGAGACCCAGGGAGGTGGTACGGAGGCTGCCGCGCACCCAGCGCTGGGAAGGTTCTGCCCCTGCCCGCGGTTCTGCACAGACACAGACCCGCGCTGGCGGAGCTCATGGGACATCTGCCCCTGGGTGTGAAGAGGAAGGTGCCCCTCGGCTCAGGCAGCAAACCCCCCTTTCCGAGCCACTTCCTCCCTTCCACCTCGTAATTAACGAAACTAGGCGTGTTTGGGATGTCCCGGCTTGAGAGATACTGCTTCTACCTCGCCTGCCCCAAAGCGGTAGGGTCGGAGGGGCCCCAAGGGGAAGCCGCCTCTGCCGCCAGGGCCAACGGGGAGGGCCCCCGGAACCCgtcctgtcccctgtccccagaGCATGCAAGCCAACCTAGGGGCTGCAGGGCTTCCCCCGCCACGAGAAAAGTAGCCTGGAGGCTTGGTCCCCACCTCCCTGTCCATCTGAGGGTCAGGGTGGACCAGGGGCAGAGGGCCGACCCATGAGGAAAGCTCCCGCCCTGGGACAGGCGGACCCGAGGGAAGGGTCCTTCTGCGTCCCGGACAGTGGAGTGTGGAGGTGGCAAGGACCCAACGTCCTGAGACCAACATGTTGAGAGCCTCCATCTGGGGTCCAGCCCCCACAGCCCCTGAGCTgtgcccatccctccccccatcGCCCACCAGGCCACCCTGGCCTTGGGAGccgggaggggtggggcaggggtgcagcCACCCCGCTAGTTGCTGCCGGCCTTCTCAGCCACACCCTTCACTGGGGCCTCCTGCAGGGACCCCGGTGGCTTTGGGCCTCTGACAGGGCAGGTTTCAGGGCATCTCCGGGACCCTGGCAGCATCCGGGCGGAGTAGCTGGTATAGGAGGACAGCGGTGGGTTTCCTGGAAGGCGAGGCggcggcccctcccccgcctggTAGGtgcagcggggcgggggggggggggggtcttcggCTGGGTCTGTGGTCCTCCGCGCCGAAGGGAAGGGAGGGCCGTTGTGGCAGGTGCCCCGCCAGGTCCAACCTGAGTTAGACCCCAGACCCCTCCACCTCCTTCCAGGTCTTCTGTGACCCTTGCTGCGCTACGGCCCACCCTGCCTGCAATGGCTTTGCTACCGGCCCTAGGGCAGGGTTGCCTTCCTGCCCCCACCGCCCACTgtcagccccctgcccccatcagccCTCCTCCCCCCTCACTGTCAGCCCCCCTGTCCCCTCATTGTTAGCCCCTCCTGTCCCCCACTGTcagcccccctgccccctcccaatGTCAGCAATGATCATACAGAGCCTGGTTCCTCACTTTATTCGTCACAAACTTGTTTTAAAGGGCTGCTGCCTGTGAGCAGACGGGAGACGGGAGCTGCCAGGAAAAGCGTGTTAGGGATGAGAAAGGGTTTAGGGCCTGAGGCGTCGGAAGAGTCAGGTTTGCCCCAGGAAGCAGGGAGTAGGTCTGGGCTCCtaggcaggggcagtgggggcgGCGGGAGTGGGGTTGACCAGGGCCGCCGCTCCCACACCCCATCCaggctttctctgcatcctttccaCATCAGAGCCTGTTCTGCCCACCTGGGAGCTCCAGCTTCCCTGGGTACAGCCCTCCCCTGTGTCCCCTAACTGTTGGGCTTCGGGGCACTGGGACCCCTGGGCTCGAGCTGGTTGGTGGAGACCGTGTGGCCACGACCAGGTCTGAGGGAAGCCTGCCCCACGTGGCCGGTGGCTTTGATCTGGGCCTGGGGTAAGTGCAGATTACCTGGGACCCCTGGCCAGCGGTGGGAGCAGCCCATGCATACTAGCCACGCAGAGGTGCCCCAGGCAGGCCCAGGGAGATGGGCGGTCCTGAGGCAGAGCGGGGGCACCAGGGAGGGCGGTGGGACGGCGGTCGGGTCACCCAAGCAGCCTGGCGGGTCTGACACAACAGGTGCAGGTGTTCAGAACTGCGACCCTTCCCCCGAGGTCCCTGGTGTCTGGGTCACGTGGCCTCCAGGGCTGCAATTCCAATGGGAAAACTGAGCCTACACTGTGTGGCTTCACCCTCCAGCCTAGTCCCACCAGGACACTGAGGCTGAGGGAGGTGACAGAGGTGAGCTCAGGCCAGCCCCTTCTGCAGTGCCTCGGGAAGGACACAAGTCCGGTTGTCCCCAATCCTCATGGCTTAAGGGCTAGAGCTGTCCACTGACCTGCTGAGACCTTCTGCTCTGGTCCGGCCGGTGGATGTCTTGTGCCCCCTCTGCTCCAGGGTTCAGAGCAGAATGTCCAGGGAAACTGCTCCAGGGGCCAGCCCTGTCACTAGACACTAGACAACCCTGTCCCTGGGAGCCTGGTGTCATCCCTGAGAGAGGGGGGTGCCCTCCCCTCTGGGGGAGCACTGACTGCATAGTTCAGAGCCCCTGGAACCTACCACCTTCAGAGGCTGGCACTGACATCTGGCCCAGGAACTTGGAGCTGACCCACAGCATcgcctcccccttctccctgcctccctcctcccccaggtccTGGAGCCAGCAGTAGCCCTCTGTGGCCTTGGGAGAGGTGTCCGTGCTCCAGCCCCTCCCGCTCTGTCCTGAGAGTCACCGCCCACCCCTGTGGAGCGGAGCAAGGCCCCTACCCCTGGGGGCCCCGTGACACAGTCCTGCTGCCACACTGGCCCCTTCCAGAAAGCAGCAGCCCCCTGGCCACTCCCCCACCTGGTGCATCCAGTGGGGCAGGACTGGGCCCGCCCACCTCACCCAGCTGTTGTAGGCAAAGGCCACTGCTCTCCCCAGGCGGGGCCTAGGGATCAGGAGCCCTGAGGCAGGCTGGCTGGGCACATTCCAGGACTGGCTTCCGTGAGCCCCATTGCCACCGCACAACTGGTCAGGGCTGGGATTTGCGCTATGGGGCTGGAGGACAGGGCCAAGTGCTGGTGCTGGGGCCCAGAGCCAAGCTGCTGGGCAGCTGGCAGCGGTCCCACACAGGGGCGCAGTGGACCCCTCTCTCTGTGTGGCCACACTGTGGGCCAGGACACCAGCAGTGCCctgtccgggggtggggggcaggaccaCATAGATGGGCAGATCCTGGGCCAGCCGCGCCCCCTCtcagggcaggaggaagaggaggagggggccaGGGCTACCCCAGCGGCAAGACCGGCCTTCCCCGGGATGGGCTCTGAGGAGCTGCCGCTGGCCTCCTTCTGCGAATGGCTACTGGCCGCCATGGTGAGGCCTGAGTGGCTGGCTGCCGCAGGCTTCTTCTACACTGGTGAGTTCTGGGGGCGCCACTGGGGACCCTGTGGGCCTGGAGCCCCTCCCCCTATAGCAGGGCGGGGCTGGGCCTGACACAGAGGGGGCAGGGGTCCCGTGGCCTTTCCACACTCGTCCCCTGCCTCAAAGTCTCCCCTTGGGTGGCCGGTGCACAGGGGGAGTTTGGCTGGAAAGCGTGTGGGGCGTCCACGGGGCCCTGGGGTCCGGGTCAGGCCTGTAGCACTCCGAACCCGTGGACCCTGTGCATCCCCAGGGTGAGGGCTGTGGGGGCAGAGACAGGAGGCACCTGGCACGCTCTCCTCTCCGTCACTGGGACATCCATCCAGGCCGTGCCCCCTGCCCCTAACTGTCTGCCTGCAGATCTTTCATTCCCCTGAATGAAAGTCGGCACCACTGCCCAGGCACTACTATCCCCACTTCGCCTCTGAGAAAGTGGGGTGCTTGTGAAGTCCAAGAATAAGGGCAAAGAGGGGGCAGAGAACCTGGGTGCCCCCAGGGCTCATAAGTGACCCCAGATAGCCCTTGGCACATAAGGGAAGGCCACCTGGGACCCCCCACAGCCCTGGGGGGGCACACCTGGCTGAGTGGGAGGGTACCAAGAGATCGGGGGTGGGCAGGGCCAGCATCTGTGCTCCGCCTAGGCCAGCAAGACAAAGTGAGGTGCTTCTTCTGCTGCGGGGatctgcagagctgggagcaagGGGATGACCCCTGGACAGAGCACGCCGAGTGGTTCCCCAGGTGAGGACCCTGCAGGCCGCTCCTAGGGCTGGGCACGGGCCAGCTTCCCCTTccaggggcgggggcaggagggcCGCATTCTGGGGATGGGGGCATCTGAGGACAGCATGTTTGCTGTTCCTTCCCTGACGCTCCACAGAAGTTGTCTCCAAAACATCCTTCCCAGCAAGGGCCTCACCCTCCGTGACCCCCAGCTGCCCGCTGCAGGGCCCTGTGGGGGCACAAGGCTGGCTAGAGGGGCTCTCCTGCAGCCCAAGCCGTGCCACGGGGCCTCCCAACCTGCTTCCTTCAGGTGTGAGTTCCTGCTCCAGACGAGGGGACAGGACTTTGTCTGCAGCGTGGAGGAGGCCCGTTGCCACCCGCTTGGCTCCTGGGTGAGTCCTGCCTCTCCTCGGGACTTGGGGGAAGGGTCCCtcgccctccccccactcctctgtCTACTCTAGCCTCAGATGTTCTCAGACTCCTTTCTGGACCGACTGGAAGAGCCAGAGACGGGCCCCTGCCGTCCCCTCCGGTGAGCCTTGGTGCCTGCCCCGTGCTCTGCTCCCCAGGCGCCTTTGGCCCGCCCCATGGTGAAGGCGAGCAGTGCAGGGAGTGAGGCTACTCGGCCAGCTGTCAGGGGCCTACCTGGGCTccctctgggggcagggggctgcgtGCGGGGTCACTGTGTCTGGGGCtgcaggggagaggaagcagtCCCCTGCTACCACTGAGCAACCCACCGTGAGCATCGCCAACCCCGGGGCCGGCACTGGGAGCGTGGAGAGGAGATGCAGGTGTACCAGGTGCCCCCCTGCCCTCCCGCAGTGGCTGTAGTTGTGAGCCCACAGGGGGCAGCGGCTGCTGTCTACACTGAGCCCAGAACTGCAGGGTGAGGGCCCGAGGGGCTCCGGAGTTCAGACCCCGGCTCTTCTAAGTCCATTGCAAGTGACTTCTGCCCTGAGCCTCATCGCCCCCAGCCCTGAGACAGGGACGGTGCCAACCGTCGGGAACTGAGCCAGGCTACATGATGCTCTGGGAGCagcacccagcccctggcagggTTCTGTCCCCAGTGACCTCGGCAATGAGCTTTGACTGTCTTTTCCGTGTCGTGGTGCGTCTGAATCATGGGGAACATCCCTCCCTGGAACATAGATAACGCGGCCGCAATGGCCTCAAAGGCCCCTGGGGAGCAGCCACAGTAGCAAGCCACCGCCTCTCTCCCATGACACTGAGCACCGCCCCCTgaccccagccctcctctccttGGTCCagtgcccctctccctgccttacAGGTGCCGGGGACAGCCAGGAGTGGTCCGCACGGTGCCAGTGCCCAGCAGTGCAGGCCGTGCTGTGCATGGGCTTTGGGCTGGGCCGCATGCAAAACCTGCTGTAGCGGAAGTATGGCTGGGCAGGGCCAGCTGACCTCTCCGCGTCCTGGCTGGTGGCAGACCTGCTCCAGAAAGACGATGGGGACGGGGGGCCGGGGACCAAAGGTACATCCCcgccccagcctctccctgctcatCCCTTCTGGGCACAGCCCCCAGGGCCGGGTACATGCTCCTACAGTCACAGTGCAGGGTCTGCGGGGACACGTCCCCGTGGCGTGGGCTCTGGGGTTTACGGCATggcggggggtgggcagaaggagggCTGTGGGGCTGGGTGGGCTCCTGCCAGAGCCTCTGGGTGGGGTTTCACATCCCCTGGGGAGCCTCTGTTCCGTTCCTCACCACCTACAGCTCCTGTCCACACTGGTCCCGAGCTGCCCACACCCAGAAGAGAAGCCCAGTCAGAGGGTGCCAGGGAGCCAGGTAAGTGTGGGGCCCACCTGTGGGGAGGGCCAGCTCCCCtgcctcctgggggagggggccctccTCCATCGGTCCAGGACAGATGGCAGAGGTCTGGGGTGGACACGGGGTCCTCCGGGGCAGGGGGGAGCGCAGGCCCAGAGGGCACCACTGGGTTTTCGAACCCCAGGAGCCGGATATGTGGGAGAGCAGCTGCGGCGCCTACAGGAGGAGAGAACCTGCAAAGTCTGCCTGGACCGTGCCGTGGGCACTGTCTTCGTGCCCTGCGGCCACCTGGTCTGTGCCGAATGTGCACCCGCCCTGCAGCTGTGCCCCATCTGCAGGGCCCCCATCCACAGCTGCGTGCGCACCTTCCTGTCCTAGGCCAGGTGAGTGGCCATGCCGCTGCCTACTGGCAGAGCCCAGCCTGGCCCGCCTTGGGCACGTCCTTCCCCGTGTGGGCCTCACAGATGTCTGGACGGGCCTGGATGGTGACCCCCCCCGGGGTACCTTATCTCACGTGATCTTAACTCCAGGGCGGGCCAGCCTGGCTGGATGGCGGGAGGGAGCACGTCGGATTTCATCCAGCTCCCCGGCCCTGGCAGGTGTGGCCAATCAGCCCACTACCTTCCCCTGATGCTCAGATCCTTGCCCTGGGTCCTCAATACAGCACCCTGGCTGGCCACCACCGCTCTGCTGGGGCACCTTAACCGTACCAGccaggcccagctctgcctcaATGTCCCCAGtgatcggggggggggggataaggCCGCCTGTCCAGCTGGGTGTGTGGGCCGCAGCTGGGCCCAGGGGAAGGAGCTCCAGCGGTGCACTGCCGTGAGGAGGGGCGGCCAGGCCGGAGTGCATGATGGGTGTGGGAGGGGAGCGTGAACCTTTGATTTTTACAGCTGGCAGAAAGCTTGGTCTCCTGGTTGTCAAGGAattctgtgcccctcccccatctctcctaGCACCTGCGGGGGGGCTCcagtggctggggagggagggcctgCAGGCTGAGGTCCCTGGTCCATGGACAAGCCAACAGGGCATAGCCCATtcgtccttcctcctctcccaggtgCTTCAGGTGCTGGCTGCCACGCCGGCGCCTTGCCCATCTCCGCCTATCCCTCAGGCCACAGGGCAGGCCTGCTGAGGACAGCTGAGCTGGCAACCAGAACGGGCCATCCCCAGTCCCCAGCCGAA
The window above is part of the Lutra lutra chromosome 9, mLutLut1.2, whole genome shotgun sequence genome. Proteins encoded here:
- the BIRC7 gene encoding LOW QUALITY PROTEIN: baculoviral IAP repeat-containing protein 7 (The sequence of the model RefSeq protein was modified relative to this genomic sequence to represent the inferred CDS: substituted 1 base at 1 genomic stop codon) produces the protein MGLEDRAKCWCWGPEPSCWAAGSGPTQGRSGPLSLCGHTVGQDTSSALSGGGGQDHIDGQILGQPRPLSGQEEEEEGARATPAARPAFPGMGSEELPLASFCEWLLAAMVRPEWLAAAGFFYTGQQDKVRCFFCCGDLQSWEQGDDPWTEHAEWFPRCEFLLQTRGQDFVCSVEEARCHPLGSWVSPASPRDLGEGRAPAVPSGAGDSQEWSARCQCPAVQAVLCMGFGLGRMQNLLXRKYGWAGPADLSASWLVADLLQKDDGDGGPGTKGPELPTPRREAQSEGAREPGAGYVGEQLRRLQEERTCKVCLDRAVGTVFVPCGHLVCAECAPALQLCPICRAPIHSCVRTFLS